In one Janibacter cremeus genomic region, the following are encoded:
- a CDS encoding cytidine deaminase, translating into MVAPPTEERWQQLHAAAVEAMGRAYAPYSGFPVGVAGLAEDGRLLSACNVENASYAVGLCAECGLVSDLVRTGGGRLVAVWCVDARGETLMPCGRCRQLLWEHGGAECLLRTPEGDLSLTEILPQAFGPDDLTKGAP; encoded by the coding sequence GTGGTGGCACCCCCGACCGAGGAGCGGTGGCAGCAGCTGCACGCCGCGGCCGTCGAGGCCATGGGGCGTGCGTACGCCCCGTACTCCGGCTTCCCGGTCGGGGTCGCCGGCCTGGCCGAGGACGGCCGGCTGCTCAGCGCGTGCAACGTCGAGAACGCCTCGTACGCGGTGGGCCTGTGCGCCGAGTGCGGACTGGTCAGCGACCTGGTTCGCACCGGCGGTGGACGGCTCGTCGCCGTCTGGTGCGTCGACGCGCGGGGTGAGACGCTCATGCCGTGCGGGCGGTGTCGCCAGCTGCTGTGGGAGCACGGTGGAGCCGAGTGCCTCCTCCGCACCCCGGAGGGAGACCTCTCCCTCACCGAGATCCTGCCCCAGGCGTTCGGGCCGGACGATCTGACGAAGGGAGCGCCGTGA
- a CDS encoding ABC transporter permease — MSTAVRAPKPGAAPVTRGRRVPFWAWPLALAAAILVIAIVREITGKDDIFSAGTIGAALAWAMPLALAGLGGLWSERAGVINIGLEGMMILGTWGAAFGAIHGGPWMGVAGAMVCGALGGLVHALATVTFGVDHIVSGVALNIVALGAASFLAARFFGELEGGSDVQSPPLPELPEMSIPGLSGALGAVEEHGWFFVSDVAALVRGLTSGLSVLTVIALLLFLGTWWVLWHTPFGLRVRSCGESPASAETLGVNVYLYKYIAVTASGGLAGLGGGFLAMVASSAYREDQTGGRGYIGLAAMIFGNWRPGGVLMGSGLFGYIDALQLRGGGEAIHALLLLVGVLLLAIGIWQITRRQRLVQGSVAVLVGIGVVLLWVLTDTIPGDFTRFAPHLTTLLVLAFASQRLRMPAANGRVYRRGEGH; from the coding sequence ATGAGCACGGCCGTACGCGCACCGAAGCCGGGGGCGGCGCCCGTCACGCGCGGACGACGTGTCCCGTTCTGGGCCTGGCCGCTGGCACTGGCAGCGGCGATCCTGGTCATCGCGATCGTCCGCGAGATCACCGGCAAGGACGATATCTTCTCGGCGGGGACGATCGGCGCCGCCCTGGCCTGGGCCATGCCGCTCGCTCTCGCCGGTCTCGGTGGCCTGTGGTCCGAGCGGGCGGGCGTCATCAACATCGGTCTCGAGGGGATGATGATCCTCGGGACGTGGGGCGCGGCCTTCGGCGCCATCCACGGCGGCCCCTGGATGGGTGTCGCCGGTGCCATGGTCTGCGGCGCACTCGGTGGTCTCGTCCACGCGCTGGCCACGGTCACCTTCGGCGTGGACCACATCGTCTCCGGTGTCGCGTTGAACATCGTGGCGCTCGGGGCGGCCAGCTTCCTCGCGGCCCGCTTCTTCGGCGAGCTCGAGGGCGGCAGCGACGTGCAGTCCCCGCCGCTGCCGGAGCTGCCGGAGATGAGCATCCCCGGACTCTCGGGGGCGCTGGGCGCCGTCGAGGAGCACGGATGGTTCTTCGTCTCCGATGTCGCCGCGTTGGTGCGCGGGCTGACCTCCGGCCTCTCCGTGCTCACCGTCATCGCGCTGCTGCTCTTCCTGGGCACCTGGTGGGTGCTGTGGCACACCCCCTTCGGTCTGCGGGTGCGCAGCTGCGGGGAGTCCCCGGCCTCCGCGGAGACCCTCGGGGTCAACGTCTACCTGTACAAGTACATCGCCGTGACCGCCTCCGGTGGCCTCGCCGGTCTCGGCGGTGGCTTCCTGGCGATGGTCGCCTCGAGCGCCTACCGCGAGGACCAGACCGGGGGCCGTGGCTACATCGGTCTCGCGGCGATGATCTTCGGCAACTGGCGCCCCGGTGGCGTCCTCATGGGCTCCGGGCTCTTCGGCTACATCGACGCCCTCCAGCTGCGCGGCGGCGGCGAGGCCATCCACGCCCTGCTGCTCCTCGTCGGCGTCCTGCTGCTCGCCATCGGCATCTGGCAGATCACGCGCCGCCAGCGACTCGTCCAGGGCAGTGTCGCCGTCCTGGTGGGGATCGGCGTGGTGCTCCTGTGGGTGCTCACCGACACCATCCCCGGAGACTTCACCCGTTTCGCCCCGCACCTGACGACCTTGCTCGTCCTGGCCTTCGCCAGCCAACGACTACGGATGCCCGCGGCCAACGGCCGGGTCTACCGACGAGGCGAAGGACACTGA
- a CDS encoding ABC transporter permease encodes MKLSPRRLALNLSAPLLAVVVAFVVTSVVLIAVGDPVGLVWQTLLSEPRPRTLVNTFNSAITYYLAAVAVAIGFKMKLFNIGVDGQYRLATFAAAIFAGQAFLPGPLNIIMAMLVAMAVGGLWAGIAGWLKVTRGVSEVISTIMLNMISAGLVGWGLRTWGHRAEGSNTRNTRTIPESSQLEGLSLVQDAPNLVYTLLVLAVIVGIVYWFVVNRTRLGFDVRATGQSETAAVASGVKVPRMVLFTMIGSGAVAGLIGMPAFFGADHSYGMNFQEGVGFIGIGVALLGRNHAVGMAFAALLWAWLEKASDGLQLMAGVSPALVYIIQGVILLAVVIAYEVVHRFEQRLEQKQVTRQLDAGVTAEGVSS; translated from the coding sequence GTGAAGCTCTCCCCGCGCCGTCTGGCGCTCAACCTCTCGGCACCGCTGCTCGCGGTGGTCGTGGCCTTCGTCGTCACCTCGGTCGTGCTCATCGCCGTCGGTGACCCCGTCGGGCTCGTGTGGCAGACACTGCTGTCCGAGCCGAGGCCACGCACCCTCGTCAACACCTTCAACAGCGCCATCACGTACTACCTCGCAGCCGTCGCGGTCGCCATCGGCTTCAAGATGAAGCTGTTCAACATCGGTGTCGACGGCCAGTACCGCCTCGCCACCTTCGCCGCGGCGATCTTCGCCGGACAGGCCTTCCTCCCGGGCCCGCTGAACATCATCATGGCGATGCTCGTCGCGATGGCCGTCGGCGGCCTCTGGGCCGGGATCGCCGGTTGGCTGAAGGTCACGCGCGGCGTGTCCGAGGTGATCTCGACGATCATGCTCAACATGATCTCGGCGGGCCTCGTCGGCTGGGGCCTGCGCACCTGGGGCCACCGTGCCGAGGGCAGCAACACCCGCAACACGAGGACCATCCCGGAGTCGAGCCAGCTCGAGGGCCTCTCGCTCGTCCAGGACGCACCCAACCTCGTCTACACCCTGCTGGTCCTCGCGGTGATCGTCGGCATCGTCTACTGGTTCGTCGTCAACCGCACCCGCCTCGGCTTCGACGTGCGCGCCACCGGCCAGTCCGAGACGGCAGCGGTCGCGAGCGGCGTGAAGGTCCCGCGCATGGTGCTCTTCACGATGATCGGCTCGGGTGCCGTGGCCGGGCTCATCGGGATGCCGGCGTTCTTCGGTGCCGACCACAGCTACGGGATGAACTTCCAGGAGGGGGTCGGCTTCATCGGCATCGGCGTCGCGCTGCTCGGACGCAACCACGCGGTGGGCATGGCCTTCGCGGCCCTGCTCTGGGCTTGGCTGGAGAAGGCGTCCGACGGACTGCAACTCATGGCCGGGGTCTCTCCGGCGCTCGTCTACATCATCCAGGGCGTGATCCTGCTGGCCGTCGTCATCGCCTACGAGGTCGTCCACCGGTTCGAGCAGCGGCTGGAGCAGAAGCAGGTCACCCGCCAGCTCGATGCAGGCGTCACGGCGGAAGGGGTCTCGTCATGA
- a CDS encoding ABC transporter ATP-binding protein translates to MSTTVPDPPSSDVPGGEPAVEVDGITKRFPGVVANHDVSFAVARGTVHAIVGENGAGKSTLMKILYGVQRPDEGTIRINGEEVSLHSPADAIKHGVGMVFQHFMLADNLTVTENVVLGAEKLHGIGTAARAEIERISREYGLGIDPTALVADLGVGARQRVEILKVLYRGARTIILDEPTAVLVPQEVDELFGNLRELKREGITVLFISHKLDEVLSVADRITVVRRGTTVDTVLPGDVTARRLAELMVGSELPTPESEASTVTDRVVLEAEGVTLPGEGRTLLEDVSLRIRAGEVLGIAGVEGNGQAELVEVLMGMRDPSAGRITLEGTDIADWDVRRIREAGVGYIPEDRHRQGLLLDAPLWENRMLGHQTEAPSSARGILTPKDARTDTERIVAEYDVRTPSIHVTAGSLSGGNQQKLIIGREMSHRPKVLVASHPTRGVDVGAQAAIWDLIREARREGLAVLLISADLEELIGLSDTIRVILRGRLTDEFDPDSVTSQQLGSAMTGAGKDAS, encoded by the coding sequence ATGAGCACGACCGTCCCGGACCCCCCTTCGTCCGACGTACCCGGCGGGGAGCCGGCCGTCGAGGTCGACGGCATCACCAAGCGGTTCCCCGGCGTCGTCGCCAACCACGACGTCTCCTTCGCCGTGGCGCGGGGGACGGTGCACGCGATCGTCGGTGAGAACGGGGCGGGCAAGTCGACCCTGATGAAGATCCTCTACGGGGTCCAGCGCCCCGACGAGGGCACCATCCGGATCAACGGCGAGGAGGTCTCGCTGCACAGCCCGGCCGATGCGATCAAGCACGGCGTCGGCATGGTCTTCCAGCACTTCATGCTCGCGGACAACCTCACCGTCACCGAGAACGTCGTCCTGGGGGCGGAGAAGCTGCACGGGATCGGTACGGCGGCTCGCGCCGAGATCGAACGCATCTCCCGCGAGTACGGCCTCGGCATCGACCCCACCGCCCTCGTCGCGGACCTCGGGGTCGGGGCGCGCCAGCGCGTGGAGATCCTCAAGGTCCTCTACCGGGGCGCGCGCACCATCATCCTCGACGAACCGACCGCGGTGCTCGTGCCGCAGGAGGTCGACGAGCTCTTCGGCAACCTGCGTGAGCTGAAGCGCGAGGGCATCACCGTGCTCTTCATCTCCCACAAGCTGGACGAGGTGCTGTCCGTCGCCGACCGGATCACCGTGGTCCGTCGCGGCACCACCGTCGACACCGTCCTCCCCGGCGACGTGACCGCCCGACGGCTCGCCGAGCTGATGGTCGGCAGCGAGCTGCCGACACCCGAGAGCGAGGCCTCGACGGTCACCGACCGGGTCGTCCTCGAGGCCGAGGGAGTCACCCTGCCCGGTGAGGGGCGCACCCTCCTGGAGGACGTGAGCCTGCGCATCCGTGCCGGCGAGGTCCTCGGGATCGCCGGGGTGGAGGGCAACGGGCAGGCGGAGCTGGTCGAGGTGCTCATGGGCATGCGTGACCCCTCCGCCGGGCGGATCACCCTCGAGGGCACAGACATCGCCGACTGGGACGTCCGCCGCATCCGCGAGGCGGGCGTCGGGTACATCCCCGAGGACCGGCACCGCCAGGGCCTCCTCCTCGACGCCCCGCTGTGGGAGAACCGGATGCTGGGTCACCAGACCGAGGCGCCCTCGTCGGCACGCGGGATCCTCACGCCCAAGGACGCCCGCACGGACACCGAGCGCATCGTGGCGGAGTACGACGTGCGCACCCCGAGCATCCACGTCACGGCCGGGTCGCTCTCCGGCGGCAACCAGCAGAAGCTCATCATCGGTCGCGAGATGAGCCACCGACCCAAGGTCCTCGTCGCCAGCCACCCGACCCGGGGCGTCGACGTCGGTGCCCAGGCAGCGATCTGGGACCTCATCCGCGAGGCGCGAAGGGAGGGGCTCGCCGTGCTGCTCATCAGCGCCGACCTGGAGGAGCTCATCGGGCTCTCCGACACGATCCGGGTCATCCTGCGCGGACGGCTCACCGACGAGTTCGACCCGGACAGCGTCACCAGCCAGCAGCTGGGCAGCGCCATGACCGGCGCCGGGAAGGACGCATCGTGA